The Cervus elaphus chromosome 32, mCerEla1.1, whole genome shotgun sequence region AGCGCTGGCAGTAAGTAAAACGCGATGCTATGATCCAGTGATTAGTACTGACATTAGGTTGTTTTTATCTGGGTTTTATTATCTTTTGTTTgactttgtctttttgttataTATCAAAATGAACAACTTGGATTTGTTCAGTTATAAAAGTTTCATAAAGTATTACTACTTGGAATTATCAGATTATGTACTTTAATTAGTCTAACTATGGACAACACAATAttgttcatttcattaaaaaatatgccATACTTTGCTACTTATTATTTGGCATTACTGGATAGGAGTTGTTTTAAattcactgaattttaaaaggcaCTGTATGGGCATTGTAATAGATAACTAGTTGTCACTTTTCACATAAGTCTAAGTTCTTGTCTGTATTTGTCAAAAAACAAGTCActattatattatatacacataaaacTTGTAATGATATAAAATAGTTTATACTTTAGAATTTTACAGAATTGTTTTCCTTAGACTTTATTTAATACCTTAAACACTGGTACACAGAaagcaagctgcagtccatggggtcgcaaagagtcagacacgacttggtgacagAACGAcgctaccaccaccaccacagagggGCATAAACAATGAATAACTCCTGGAAGTGGCGGGCATTCATTTTTGTAATGAGCAATAGTTGTTTATAGTGTGTTCAAAAATACTTACCTGAAAAATATCGTATGAGTAAAAAtatggaagaaatggaaagaaaagaatgtgtaATTTACATTGAAGGGTATGTAACACAAGTCTGAAACTTCAGTGTTATATCTCTCAGCAACAAAGGGCATGTCATCAACCTGGATGCTTTGGAGTGAATACTGATTTCTAGATCAGGAGTCTTTTTGACCTTCAAGATTACAATCCTGGAGTTACTGTACATTCTTTTCTACTGCCCATAGGACACATGAGATCACATCCCTGGGAAAGCAAAGCACCtagatggttttaaaaaatggatttaatGAACAAAAGTGATAATAGTCTTAGCAAAATACAAACTGTTCTGAAAAAAGGCTGAACCTAAATATGATTAGATCGCAATGTTCCAGTGAACTATGGTAAAATCATACAGCTTCAGAGATTATATACCATTAGGTCCCCATGAAACTCATAGCAGCACACACTGAAATCCGTATTTATGCTGTCTTGGTGATCatttattaaaaactgaaaagttttaaatatacgTATATTTAATGGGAACCCTTGATGTGCAGACTAATGGCACCTGGCAGGCTGGCGGTTTTCAGAGCTACCTGTTAAAACTCAGTTATAACCCGTTCACTAAGCACATGCCACACACTGCACATGGTGGGTATACGGCTCATCTGAGTATCACAGATTTAATGTTTGACTTAATATCACGTTAGCACATCTCTTGGCTTCCCTGAcagtgcagttggtaaagaatctgcctgcaatgcaggagacctgtgttagattctcgggttgggaagatccgctggagaagggataggctaccccactccagtattcctgggtttcccttgtggctcagacggtaaagaatctgcctgcaatgtgggagacctgggttcaatccctgggttgggaagatcccctggagaaaggaaaggttacccactccagtattctgacctggtgaattccacggactatagagtccatggggttgcaaagagttggacacgactgagcgcctttcacttcaCTAGCACATCTCTTAGTTTATGAGTTACCATTccaatattgaaaagaaaattaaatttataccAGTCTGAGTTTCAGTCCTGGGAGGAGGAAACCCACATCCAGCCCTAAGAGGAGTACAGCAAATCAGATACATGTGGTCTCCTCCCTCTTGTCACTACAAAGGTGTCAGAAAGTGAAAATCAACATTAAGGGgaactggaattttaaaaaactgacataTGAAGGCAAGATTAAAATCTCAGGTGTTTTCTGCTAGAGGAAGCTTGAGGGTCCCTAGTGTGACCATCCCCACAGATTACAGAAGAGCCTGCATTGTCAAGAAGCATGACACAAAAAGGTAACCCTGATTCCAAATGCCTTCATCTTGAATTCAGTAAGTTACATGCCATGGTATGCCATGTGACAGAAGCGTAACTACCCACAGCCATCCCCTGGTATCCAGGGGTGTGCTTCCAGCACCCCCACAAATGCCAAAATCCATGGGTGTGCAAGTCCTTATTCTATAAACGGCATAGAACAGTCGGCCCTCCTGTATCTAACCACCTGGTGGGACTGAATCCTCCAATGGAGATTCAGATGCCGGGGGTCAGGTGCAGGGGTCTAACTGTATGCTATGCTCATGTCGCTGGGGCCCAAGAGGCTGTTTTCCTAAAGCAACACTGAATAGGTCTCCAACAAGTATGCCTCACTGCTACCAATGTTTAGGGGGAAAAGTCATTTGCACTAATTTATGACATCATTATTTGCTTAATCTGTGTATCTAAAGCAGCTTCCAATTACCCCACTTTAGGTGTAGTGGTTATGACTCATGAATAATGTTGGCCTTGATAAAATTCTAATTTGGAATGGATGgacatcaaaattaaaagacttaGGATTCAAAGAGAACAAACAGTGAATCACTATCAGCCCAAAACTAAAATTTTGGCTCTGAGACACAAGAATTAGTTTGTGTTTTAGGGAAGTCACAAATGTCATGACCCATAAGCAAACATGCATCTAAATAAGTGCTCCATTTCTCCAAACATAAACTGGGAAGAAGATTTTCAAAAGGATAAACTAACTAAATACACACAACagacacaaacaaaaaagaaggaattaaaaatattCCATGTGGGCAATGCTATTGTAGTGAAGTAAACCACAGTGGTTTGAAACAGCTTCACATTTGGTATTTGATATTAACTATTTCCAAGGAACTTTGAGTAAGAGGAAATAATCTCTTTTACAGATTATAGGAATTTAATCATAGAATTCATGGCACCTGGGTGGTCACTCCagttaaaagaaaatcaagatcCTTTTCTTTACTATTTTGGTCTAATGTAATTTGCCAATCTTACCCATTTTTGCTTGGACTTGAGGAGGGGATGGTTTGCTattggggggaagaaaagagtacataaacaaggaagagaaaaaaatgcactATTTTCTTGAGGAAAGGTTACAGCACTTCTTTTTAAACAAGGTAATTATTTTCGTCATCTCTGAAGAAGGTATTAAACCTCTGAGTGCCAGTTGGCTGAAGAGGTGATAAATGGCCTACTTGTCCTTCTCCGAGTCAGTCCCAGGAGGGAGTAAGCATTGCCTGTCTCCAAGTGGCACCAACTCATATTGAAGAAGCTTTCCAAAACACCACGTtggtgtctgctttttttttttaagaaaattttcacccatttcaagtatttttttaaatataatttattttaattgtaggctaattactttataacattgtactggttttgccatacattgacatgaatctgccatgggtgtacatgtgttccccaagcAGATTGGGagcaaaaatattattaatttcatGAACATTGCCTCTCCTTATAAAAGAGTATCTAAAAAGTAatgttattttattcttgtttctgACCCCCTTAAATAAGCATAGCACttttactagaaaaataaattagaatgaGAATGGAAAACTGCTGTGaagaaaattacattaaaatttagAATTGCATCCTATAACTGAAGAAATACATCAGCACTTAAATATAAAGCTTCATTTTCTATAATTACAGTTTTTCAAGTCCTGagatagaaatataaaatcactttaaaaatagatcATCTCAGTACCTGCATGTAGATTTGTATGGATAATGTACATGGATATGTGTAGATGTATTTAGATAATGTATTCTCTAATTctttatccatatatatattGGCTGAGTATCTATTTAGTGTTAAATCGTTCTTTCCAGATTTAGTCAGTGAAACTTCCTCTGCTTAGAAATATGGTATCTGATCAAAAGTTCCTAAAATATTCCAACTAACATCTGTACTGGAATCCTAAGGAAGTGGATACTTTCAAGAtgttattaaataaaaacatgttacTATCTCTTGAAGAGCTGGGAGCTGTATCCACCACCTACTCTGAATTTCCTCTTTCCGTCTGCTTACCACTTCACCATCAAGTGTTCAGTGCCAAGAAATTCATTCTGTTTCCTCAGAGtctggcaaactggcagacagaACCATCAGACAAAATCCACTCTCTTGAGCCaatcagggaactgagataaCCTAGCCTTACCCTAGGAGAAGGACGGTATTTACTCTAAGATTCGTCTCAGTGACAGCACAGACTGGATGCTTTGTGGTTGTCATTTCAGAAAAGCACCCCCAAAGAGGCAAGGCAATCATACTTTGTGAAGAAATTTATACAAATTTAACTCTTTTTAATACCTTTTTATGtgtaccattttaaaagtctttatttaatttgttgcaATGTTGTTCCTGCAgggtgtttgtttgcttgttttagctGTGACCTATGAAGGttcttagctccttgaccagggatcaaacctgcatcccatacattggaaggtgaagtcttaaccactggaccaacagggaagtcccttaactcTTGCATATAAGCTTCTACCATTGTCTTTTCATTAATTTGGTGAAagtatattttcatcttttagcTATTCTGGGATGATTTCACTAACATGTAGAATGCACATTTCTATCTTGTGCAAATTAATAACATCTAGACCAGATATTTACACATTAAAGTAGCAACAACAGCCTGTTTAATAAAGATTTAAACatcaaagtatttgagctttGAAAGTATTCAGGATGAGTTCATGTGATATTATATGGCATTTAATGCCCTGTGTATCAAAGTCCTTTTTACCCAGTGACTTAGGTATGGCGTTTAGGGAATGACCATTATGCCTTGGTGGTCTATGGCTAGATATGTCCCCTCCAGGGACAGACACAAACTTGGCACACAGAACAGGTGGAAGTGTATTATATAAGCAGACCTACAATACAGAGCCTTCCTATACTGAATGATCAAATACCTTGGATTTCCCCCAACTGTCTCAAAATCAAACATCCATATAACATCCTGTTCCCACACTACAGAAATCAGGACAATTGCTGGTaaacttataaaaagaaaacatgtaatAAATTAGGTGGGAAAGAGCTGAAGAATCACGCTGAAGAATATCACTGTTTCTTCATATGCTGAGATATTTTGAGGACCAAGTTTTAAGgtgaaataaattacaaaataaatggcTAATTACAATCTTTACaagtacagaaatggtaaatTACATCTTTGTGGTTTACTCTAAAATACTCATCTCCTCCCACTCTGTCCAAACCAGGACAGTACTGAAGTTGACCTTGCTGAGAAGTCTGACTTTTAAACTCTGAAGCATTGCTATTTACACAGGGTATGCATCTGAATACCCCCTCTTTCATTACATCCATTTTATAATAATTGACTTTTGCATTTGAGTAAATTTTCTActgcattaaaaaattaaaacagcaagTAAAAAGTAATTGTGTTATTTACTTGATAGTTCATTTCTGCCCCATTCTGGTCTTACTTTTAATAGGAATGCTTGTAAGCAGATTTGAAATGAAGGAATTGCTAGGACACTTCAggattatctctctctctctaattgCTAGCTTATTTGAGACTAAGTGTATAAACAATGGAAAATCCAATCTTATAtaagttttttatatattatttcaacagattgtctaaaaatatttaacttggTAAGAAAGAACATGTAAGCCATTGATGGCAGCTTGAAGAACCATTAAGAGGTAAATGTgtacgtctgtgtgtgtgtctctctgtgtgtgtatatctaaGCATGACCTCTGTTTACACTGCTTGCTCTGTTTGGAATTCAAGCCAGAAGAGCCAAGATAACTGTTATTAGTGTATTTTATAAATGCTTCTGAGTAGAACAGTGATGGGTGCTTACATAAGTTAAGTGGTCATCACTATCATCATCATAAGTCCAGAGCATATATGGAGGAGCTCAGACAACATACATGGGTGGTCAACAAGTGAGGAGAGCAGGCACTGCCAGGCACTTTGAGGAAGTCTGAAGTTTCTACACTATTTCTCTGTTTCTCATGAAGTTCTGGACTCTCCAGCCAAATGGGTCTGCTCCCAGTTGCCCAAACACCCACTGACTGCATTGGCATTACTGGCCTCTGTCCTCCGCTCTCACACTTCAATATCCAAAAtatccctcccaccctcctttcTGTAACCAGCATTTAACCATTTATCACAGCTGACTCAACATCACCCCACCTTTCCCGTGACTGCCAATGCATCCCCCAGAAGCCTAGCCGATGACTTCTGGTAAAGCAAGAGACTCTTACAAAATGTCTTATAATTGTCTGCATTTGTAGATTAACTCATTTCTGGTATTTTTAATGAGTAAGTTTCTTGTTTCTTCAAAACAATGATATACTTGTTATAGACAGGAATCACTCACTCTACGTTTTTTGCATCACTCACTGCATAGTAATTTCCTGTTTAGAACTGGAGCTGCCACTAGTGAGGATTAATTAAAACATCCCTGAATTGAAGTAGATTTAAATATGAGAATTTGGAGTAAAAAGTATATAATCCTGGTTCTAATGGGTAAAGTAAAAGGTATGGGTGTCCACAGGGCCTTCTTTTTGAGTCTTTCAATTTTCCTTCCAGGCTGTTATGAGGCAACAGGTGACTGAGGAAGAAAGCCCTTTGGAAGAGAATAGTTCTCCCTTCCAATCCCTTAGCACAAGCCCTGTGGATTGCATAAACACAGATTCCAAATTTTTTCAAGAAACCCAGTACATGTGCATTTTAATTCTCCCTCCACACCCAGCAGGGTCTGTGGCAGCatctcataaataaatatattactgtTTCTTCAGTGAAGCTTAGATATATTCAAACTTAGAGGGTAAGTAAAGACTATACGTAGCTTTATGTCAGATTAGGTCAAGGTTATAGAACCAAACACATGTATGAAAATGAGCTCTGGGGTTTCAGAAATGCAGAAAAGGAATCATCAGGGATCCCTTCTAACACTTGACAGCTACTGGAGTGCTATCAGTACCAGGAAAGGGTGAGACCCCACCAGCAAAAGGTATTTTCAGGCACCTATTTGATTCTGTGATGGATGCCCAATAAAGCAAATTAAATGAATGCAATTTTTCTCTAACAGTTAAACTACAAATTAAGTAAATTAATTGTGGATAGGAGCCTCCTGAATAATTTGCATGAGTAAATTTCAGAAGAAAGGATGGCACTgacaaatctaaaatatttacagtAAATTTTAGCATTATACTATAAATCAATCATTATCTTATTGTTTAAAGTTCTCTGCTACGTTAAGATTTACAATGTGAAAAATCAATGATACCTTAATTCACAACTACTACAAATCTGAGGTGAAAAACTGGTGTTTTGCAACAAAAAGTAGACCTTTGAAGTATTTAGAGAATGAAGGAGGAACAATGTAACAGGCAAAAGAGGCTACAATGTAATGTTTAGAAGTTGGAGGAGATATCATTCCTCTGCAACTAAAGTCTGTTCTTTCAAACCCAATAATTCCTGAAAGGTCATATGACATAGGTAAGGTCACTGTATTTCACTGAATTTATGTTAGTGGAACTTAGAAACAGGAATTATTTCTAAATTGCACAGTTAGTGCAACTTAGAAATCGTAATTGTCAGAAATTGTTGTCAGGCCTCTATCTCTGCAGCCGTTCTTATAACAGTACTATGGATTAGGCCAGTTATGATCCACCTTTAATCAGAGAGCATCTTAGGGTGAACCCTGGAAGAAAGTCCCAGTTTCTTGCAGATTGCTCATTGAGGGGAATGTAAGAGGGGATCCTGACTGCAGAGCAATACTTCCTCTGCCTCCTTGCATACTGGTCCACTTACAAGAGGAAGAGAGTAATAGGCCTTCAGCAACCCTGAAGGCTCTAACCCATTACCATGGTTTTCTAAACTACATGCTGcaaaagatttgtttttttttttgttttttttttaaaggaaaaagctCTATTCTTGCTCCTGGTTAAATCACTTGAGTCTTAGATTCatcatatttaataaaaaatataacacCTATCTCATGAAGATGTagtggaaaacaaaatgaaattaatgtATAGGTAATCACAACATTGCAGATATAACCTAAACACGTGTTGTTTAAACACCTACTCTCAGTGTAGGTATGCATGGTATCTAGGGGGTGATCCGAACTTGTGAAGACCCTTGTGGTCACCAAAAATGACAGCAGTGCTGAGACACAGCAAGTCCTCATCCCCTCACACCTGCATTTATTgaattcaaaaaatatataaggaTCTAGGTATTTAAACTCTAACTCAATAAaatacttcaattttttggaatgaAAGTGTATTTCATGATATGAAGTAATTCTTCCTTTTGTTAATCataaatcaacttttaaaaacaaactcaacTTCAACCACAGTGAACTCTTATCTAATCTCATGTTGGCAAATAATTGTAGTTAGTAATCCAGTGCTTTTTTTaggttttccagtttttttgttttagtttgctcataattttaaatatttcctctttttatccCAACATGTCTAGTTAATTTAAATTACATAATTAGGTAAAACTACCTGCCTTACTTTTCTGACATTGACTTGCTTGTACTCACATCCTTGGGAAAAACAATTTAGAAGTTTTTAGTAAATCATACTAAAGCCCATGAattggtttcccttgtggctcagctggtaaagaatctgcctgcagtgtgggagacctggattcgatccctgggttgggaagatcccctggagaatggaaaggctacccactccagtattctggcctggagaattgcatggactatataggccatggggtcgcaaagagttggacatgactgcgtaACTTTCACTTTGGGGCTTTGAGGGTGGGGTGAAGAATGGGATAGTTAACCATGATTCACACCTTGTGAGTTGTcttctattttaatattaaaaaaataattctgaagtGTAAATTAACAAAAATCTGCATTTCTTGGGGATTATGTATATGTAGTGTCTTCTATTAACCTTCTGAAATCTCTTAAGGTTTATGTAGagcacagaaaattaacaattaGCTCCTGATTGTTATCAGGGCTTACATCCAATTAAGGCACTTGTTTTGTCCACTAGGGAGAGACATGGAGTCTTTGGACCATGTCTCTTGGCATTTTCAAGGCAAGGACAGGGCAGCTTTGCTGAAGGCAATAATGACACGCCCTCTCGAGTTTCTACTCAACCGCTGGGGAACACTTCAGTGAGGGAATAACACTCTGCTTTATGGATGGTCAACCATGAAAAGCCAACAAAATTCAAAAAGGTTTTCACAGCAAAGGGAAAATTTAATTAAATCACCAATGAAGACAGTtttgaaaattaagaataaattacTCCAACCACACAGAGAAGTATATAAACACAGGCACACGCACATATATAGTCCCCTTCATTCAGGATCCATCCAACAGAGTGAGGGACTCTTACACAGGCTCTTGGCTTATCAGGATAGGCTTCTAACTGTACCTGCTATTTCACAGTCTCTTAACTGTAAACCAAAGTAAGTTATCCTAGGCAGTAGAGAGGAATTCTCTTCCTAAATCATACTTTTAAGAAATAGTTTAgctctgagaaaacagaaagtgaatcAATATCATGAAATCCAAGGCATTTAAGCTGCAGGAAGCATTAGTGGTTCTAAGACTACATTTTTTTGTGGCATTTGAGGACAGGAAGACATTCTTATGGCAGTAATTTTACCAATGTAAATATCTGTgttgaaaatttttttacaagTCACATAAAACACTCTTATCTGCACTTTAGTGTACATGTTTTTACtccatagttttttttccttgacCCCACTGAATGACAAATTCCAACATTtgatttttcccccaaatttaaatacaaaggtacttttttaaaaaaatcagtcttcTCAACCTTAAAagtgtatttcaaaataaaactgggAAGGCAATTTAATTTGTACACATTCAATATACGCTAATCAGTAAAATAAACTCAAGGTTAGCAGTTACACACCCCCAGCACTACTCCTGCCATCAGATGAAATAAAGTGCTGCAATCTAGTTCCAGCCAGGGGGTACTGCAAGTGTGTGAAGTGAGACTTCCCATCTTCTGTGGAATATGAAACTTTTTCATGAATTCAAGAACTTTATTAAGCATATTCTCCATCCTTATGGCAGATCTGAGCTTTTAAGgtaaacatacattttttttttttagaagagcaGACACAAATAATATATGACATTTGGTAATCAGAATGTCTCCAAAGCATCTTGGTAACATTTTTCAGGCAAAGAGTTAAACATCtcattgaaaaacaaacaagaaaatccACCTTACTTTTCAGTTCTTGACCACATTTCAGAAATGCAGCGTTTACTAAGTCGAAAAGCCATGCTTGATGGTGATTCGAGATCCTGTTGCATCTCAAGTTTGACCAACTTCTCCAAGTGAATCTGAAGTCTGATGCCCTCAAGCCCAGTTACCAATTCCACAGAAGAGGAACACTCCAGAAAAAGCAGCCTCGGATGACTGCTCATCCAAGCCCTGGGAGCTGCTGGGGTCCCAACTCACTTGTTAGGGAAAGAAAGAACCCTCCCCGTGGGTTAACCGGGGCTCCAGCACAGCTCTGCTCCCCGGCGGGGACCGCTCTCCAGCCAGTTGGTTATAGGAGCGCTGTCACCAGCCACCTTCCGAGCCCTGCACTCGGCGTAAATTGCTTTCCTATTTAGTAACAACTTTCtatgaaaaaaaggagaaaactttGCTCTCAGAAACTCTACACGTAGCTCAGCAACTTTGGATCCAACGCACACAAGGTGAAACACAAGCCCACCCTTTGCACGGGTTCTGGGTCCTCTGCGACCCGAACCTCCCCCTCCCCGGGGTCCCCACGGTCCCCGCAGCGCGCACCCACCTTGGCCTCGCCCGCGTCCGGCTCCGTGTCCGAGAAGCCCAGTCCCGACTcgaaggcggcggcggcggcgggcgcccgGCGCGGACCCGGGAGCAGCGCAGCGGCCAGCAGGGAACACGCCAGAGAGCAGAAGCCCAGCAAGTGCATGGTGGCCGGGCCGCGGGCGCGGGGGCCGGGCGCCCCGGCGAGGCTGCCTCGCGGCTCGGCCCTGTCCCCGAGGGCCGCCCGGGACCCCGCGGAGCCGGGGCGGCGGCAGCGGGTCCGGGCTCGGTGCTCGCGACGCTGCGAGCCGCTCTACCGCCGGCGCCCGCGAGCCGAGGGGTCAGGGCAGCGCCTCACAGGAAACCGGACATCCGAGCGCCCGCGACCGCGGCCCGCGAGGTGAGGCGAGGGCGCGGGAGGACGGCGCCCCGCTCGGCGGCTCGGGGAGCGAGGGGTGGCCGAGCCCAGACGCCCCGCGAGGCTCGCGCCCTGCGGCGCCCCCGGGGCCCGCGAGCCcccgcctccccctccccgcGGCGGGGCGAGCCGGGTGGCCGGGCGGCtagagcggcggcggcggcggcgccgggcGGCGAGGCCGGGGAGCGCGGGGCtgcacggcggcggcggcggcgggcgcagGGGCAGGGCATGGCTGACGCGCCCTCTGCCTGCGCTTATGTGAGAGAAAGCGGCCGAGGGAGGGCGCGTGCCGAGCCCGGCCGCCCTCCCCGCGCGCCGGCCTTGGCGGCGTCTCCCGGCGCCCGCgcggcccctcccccgccccccgcggcGCGAGTCCCCCcgcggggtgggagggggcccCGGCCGGCGGGCGGGCTCCGAGGCGCCGGGCTCCTGGGACGCGGGCGCGCCGGCTCCGGCCCCAGTCCCCCGCAGACTGGCCCCGGGCCACCCGCTCGAGGGTCAGGGGAGCTCCAGATTCTAGAAGGTGCGAGAAAGTCGGCCCGGGGTGGAGAGCCCGCCGGGCCCCTTTTCTCCCCTAGACGGGCGACTCGGGGGCCCCCGGGGGATGGGAATGCGGGCGGACGTGGGGTGAAGGCTCCGGAGCGGCCGGAAGCCCGGGTCTGTGGCCGGTGGGGCAGCCGGGGCGTGGGTTTGAAGGAGAAAGCAGGACCCGGGAGCCACGTGTGAAGCACGTTGTCTGAGGTGAAGTCCGAGGAAGCCCAGGGCTGCTCCGGGTCGGAAAAGTCAGCAGGGGGCAGAGCGCCCTGCTGGCCGGCGCTCTCCTTGGCTCGGTGGCTGGGTGCAGACGCCCTTCCGCTCAGGCTTCCTTAGCGCCCCGAAAGTGGGAAAGCCCCACTTTTACCTGGGGCGACTTTTCAATACACTGATCATAAACTCTCAGGTGATGAGTCTTTGAGTTCACCCACAAGTTCTGAAACTCCGCTCGAGTAAATCCCTTATTTACCTGACGCCTCAAATCTCCTCAGTGACCAGGAGCGACCCACCCCGCCCTGCGTGACCGCCCGTCGTCGTTAACATTTTTGATGGTCAGCGTCACGGAAAAGTGTTTTCTTCCACCCATCCATTGCTTTGACTTCTGGACTTGACTCCATAAATCAAACCTAACTTCCTTCTGTGAGCTCTTCAAACCATTTATAAATGTCTGTCATAgtaacccccctccccccaccgcgagccttttttttttttaaagacccctCAAAGTTCCCTCTTCAACCGCAACCTCATTTTGCATGTTCTCAGCTAGTATATTCCCCGGAACGTGACTCAGCACTTAAAAGTGTTCCAGCAAGCTTGAGAAAATGGCCTTCCTTGCCCAGATATCATTACATGTGTCGATGCCGCCTCGGATTGCCAGTTTATTTTCTGGCAGTCAAATC contains the following coding sequences:
- the LOC122687760 gene encoding translation initiation factor IF-2-like; its protein translation is MVAASRLGPVPEGRPGPRGAGAAAAGPGSVLATLRAALPPAPASRGVRAAPHRKPDIRAPATAAREVRRGRGRTAPRSAARGARGGRAQTPREARALRRPRGPRAPASPSPRRGEPGGRAARAAAAAAPGGEAGERGAARRRRRRAQGQGMADAPSACAYVRESGRGRARAEPGRPPRAPALAASPGARAAPPPPPAARVPPRGGRGPRPAGGLRGAGLLGRGRAGSGPSPPQTGPGPPARGSGELQILEVILNFDCTWNTRSFQNHT